The following DNA comes from Castor canadensis chromosome 4, mCasCan1.hap1v2, whole genome shotgun sequence.
TCCAGCCAAGATCACTGACTGATCAGATGCTTTTGCACCTTTGACTTCTGGGTCATTAGagtcataattttaaaacttgatttGTGATTTAAAATTGTGATATAATTTTTACCATCTTGCAGTTAGTTCtagaaattgattttaaaaaataaagctctgAATATACATGCTTAGCttatttagaatttaaatttttataatgaaattttctATATTAAATTTCTGACATGAAGCTAGAACTACATGGATATAGCTTCTTACTTTTTAGGGAAATTTCCCCATAAAATTGGGATGATTCAAGAGCGATTACTTAAAACTAACACATTAGATGTTGTTTTTAAGTCTGCTCTTACACTTTCTATGTTGTAAATGCTGTCTTTGAATTGTCCTTTAgagtaaattaaataaaacatcttGTTTCAGAGCATTCTTGACTTTTCCCCCCAAATACTGCAATTCTATAGAAAGACAAACTCTCCATTTTTCAAAATGCAATATAAAGGAGGTATATGGGTCACTCAGGAAGGAGAACAGCTAAAAGAAATATGGATTTGCCACCAAAATCACctgctttttccctttccttttttttaaaataatgaacccACATTGAGTATGTTATACCTACTAGAAGTATATGACCCATTTTTGTGGCAAGTGCtggtgagacagagagagaaggtcTGGGTTGGCTGAGACCTGGCCAATACAGTGAAAGCCACCATTTTAGTGTTAATCACAACACTGGCATTATTTTCCTTagtagaaaagataaaagaaatctaTGAATAggtaaatgtgttgttttaaacaTTTCAGTGATACCTCGACAGCCCCTCTGCCTATTGTTGTAACCTTGTTGGATCACAGTACAGAGTGGAAATGAGAACATAGGCTATTTGGGGGAGACCTGGTGAGCTGTGGGCATTGGTGGGGTGACTATAGGAGAGCAGAAGTTCCTTCAGAGCCCAACTGTGGAAAACTAGGCAATTCCATTACCTGAATCAAAAAAGCCCTTCTGAACAGGAGAATAAGAAAAGATCCTAAGAGTCCGCAAGGCACTCTTCACACAGTCTTAACCTAAGCCCTTCCTGAGTTGCATCATGTTGCCATTGAAGAGTGTTGTCTCCCGCAGCTTCCTGTCCCAAATTGCTGTGTAGCCTCACTGTGTTCTGTTCAACAATGCTTATGTACAGTTGCTATAAATAACTTATTAAAGGCTATGCAAAATCTTGGGGCTGAAAGAAGCTCTGTGTGTAAGATAGTATTACTTCCTGAATACTGCCAATGAGTTTAAGGAAGTGGTAGAGGATGATCTGCAAGAGTGATCAGAGTTGAATGTTCTAAGTTTTGGTGTGGGGCTATTTGTTTGTTCTTCACAATAGATGGAAGCGTTctaggtaattttttaaagtactttgggtagagaaaaataaaagaaagctgtTTTGTTTTATCCTCTAGCTCTCAGTTTAAGTAGAGTTGCCAAGTATAAGGAAAATGTGTGTGTAAGAGGTTTCCATGTCTTGACAGTCAGCCTTTCCACATAAATTTGTGGAAGAGGTTGTTGGGAGATATCGTTTGCATAAATTTTATCTTTGTGTCAAGAAGATGAAAGTGCTGCTTAATTAACCATTTGGCAAATTGGAAGCTTGGTGCTCTTTTTCTTCAATTGTGATATGTTTCCAATGGGGTtgggtagaaaaagaaaactactattTGTTTTGACCAGAAATCTACTTCAGACTGAGTTTGACTCAAAGCATGGTGAGGTTAACAGACCATCCAGAGGCAGCACTAACGGGCAATGTTAAGTTCaaaagggcaagggaaggaacTGGGGGCAGCCTGGAGGGTTTGTTGTGCTGGCTTTGGAGGTCGGTGCTCTGGCAGGAAGGGCAGAGCTCCATGAAGCAGGAGGCTGTGTCCGAAAAAATGATCCCATTGTCGTGCGCTGGGTTCTGATCTTCATTTTCAATCCTTTTTCCTCAAGCACATAAAGAAGCCAGACTATGTGACGACAGGCATTGTACCCAACTGGGGAGACAGCATAGAAGTTAAGAATGAAGATCAGATTCAAGGGCTTCGTCAGGCCTGTCAGCTGGCCCGTCATGTCCTCCTCTTGGCTGGGAAGAGTTTAAAGGTGGCATCTTACCAAGCAATCCCCAGGGTGACTTACATAAGGGACAacaaacactgattttttttttcccccttacctCTTCTTTTGAGTCCATCTAATTTGTTGTTAAAGAAATTAAGCCTTGGGATGGGAGAAAGggtttatattattttatgtgttttttgaagagataatttaaaatttaattttagtagAATTCTAAAGGTACTTTGGGCTAAATCAGCCTATCCAAATTAATCAATGGTAGATGGCTTTGACTTTTGCTCCCTTACTCCTGCCTGtagtttctgcttttatttcctaCATCATTTCTGTGTTGGGAAATAGAATTGGTCTACTTTGTATTTTACCTcctattttctctcattcactctgCCAAGAAAGATCAGACCAGATACACAAAGCTATAGGTAATATGGCGGTATTATTATCTGCAACCATTCTGTGCAAGATTTAGTTCTTTCATAATAATCTGAAGCTATCTAAAGATCATATTACTGTGTCATCTGCACAATAAACTTGTTATAGCAACATaactaaaataacagaaaattattaaagaaacatTTAACTCTTAACAAAAGagtttttgttttagaattttatttatgacataatttatttcatagaaatagTCTCCATGTGCTTATAAAACTCAGTTTAAGGGGCTAGGGGAATGGATGAtcagtggtagtgtttgcctagcatgtgtgaaagagtggatttgatccccagcactacaaaacacacaaaacaaaaagcccctCAATTTCAGTTTTCCATATTTGGGAACAATTGGATGGATACCTTGTAGTAAGAGGAACTTAAAAAATACGCATTTATTTAGGCATGAAAGAAATCAAGATTAGTGAAATGAAATCTCTACAAAACCTCTCAGACTtgagttttttaaatgatgacCCATGATCTCCATGCCATTGCTGCAAAACCATGCAGTGtttcactgaaataaaaaagTGTGGGTTGACCTACTTTTCAGACCTTGTCTAAAATGAACTTTACTTGgagcatttatttatatgtttccaTTCACTGGGGCACTAaccaggaagaggaaggaattgCTGAAGGGCATATTGTTGAAATCTTCAGGTTAGAAAGGAGTCAAGTCATTTAATGATTCACAAATGATTTAAGAGTATCCTAGAGTTCAAATTTTTCTACTTCCTAATAGTGTGTAATATCATCATACACCCAAATGATCATCAAAAACACACAATTGAAGATGGttaatatttattcataattaATTAAATGTTATACCACAAGTTTATCATAGTGAATTTATACAATTTCACATGGAAGTGCTGTTATTGTAGACCagaatttttttgtgtatgtgtgtgagactagtgtttaaacttagggctttgcacttgcaaaacagactctctaccgtttgagccacgcccccaatcCAGTGCTGTTATAGACATAGTCAGTAAATACAAGTAATGTCTTCAACTGTCACtgcacaatttatttatttaatattttaggttGACATGACAACTGAAGAGATAGATGCTCTTGTTcatcaggaaatcatcagacataATGCCTATCCCTCACCTCTAGGCTATGGAGGCTTTCCAAAATCTGTTTGTACCTCTGTAAACAACGTGCTCTGTCATGGTATTCCTGAcaggtattcattttttaataacaTATTGTTCCTTTGGAAACTAAAACATGAAACTAAGATCTGTAACTTATGTTGAAAGATACTATATTTCAATTAAAACCAACTTGCAAACTTCTGAAGTTGATTATGATAAAAAAGTGTAAGTATTTTGCTTCTAATGAATTCTATGAATTCAATGTAATATTCTAATGAATATTACACCACCATTTAATGTTTGTTAAAGCACTATGTGATCTACAAAACTACATTAACTATTTCTTTTACCTTCTTCAATTTTTATGGTAAAAATCCAATATGGTCAAATTTTGTTATCAACTATTATTTTGGTTCTTTACAAACTTAAGGTGATTAATAAGTacatctttgtttgtttgttctggtgttggggattaaacccagggaaGTTCTCTAATGGCCCCCTAGCTATATTCCTAGTGCTAagaatgtctttttatttttttttaaaaacaatagtcttttttttttctttttgtttatttggttttggcagaattagggtttgaattcagggcttcaggcttgccctaccacttaagccacatttcaagtccattttgctctgattattttggagatctggtctcaaacctccatcctcccaatctcagccctccaagtagctaagattacagtttAATCATGAGCCACTTGCAGAATAGTCCATTTTTAAGCAATGGCAATATGTTAATTTCATGCACTTCTTATAAAATGTGATGTGACCAACATAAGATAAAGGTCAGATATAGTTATTCCATTTATTACTCCTTCATTCCGAATATTGTTGTAACTCATTGAGTTTGTTACAGTAGTcatcaggtatttttttttttttaacattctttttattGAGATTTGCCTGtcaccatttttttctgtttatgtttcAGTCGACCTCTTCAGGACGGAGATATTATCAACATTGATGTCACGGTGAGTGAATCATATAAAAAGTAGTCTTTGATCAACTTCAGAATTGCTGGTAGCAACAGGAAGAAGAGTGGATTGAAAATGTGAACTGCCCTGGTGGAAGTGCTGTTTACTTCTAGTCCCAGACGCAAGCAGCtggtttccttttttgtctttaacTCTGTGTTTATTCCAAGTAAACCCAGGCCTGACTTGAATTTAGGGCTGGAATCAGATGCACTGAGATCAATGTTGGCCTAAGTGAAATGTCAACCCAATCCTGCTATGTGTCATGTTTTTGAGAAGGTGTAATTGTTATTGATCCACTGTGTAGTTAATGCAGAGCGCCACAGCACTGGGCAGCTGCTGAAGCTAGATATGTATGAGATGAGCTAACACGAAGAAAGCCAGCATTTTTCCTTCACTCTGCCAAGATTGATCTTCCTCTTCCTGCTGATTTTGAGTGGGGCCTGTCATTATCTTACTCTGTCATTAGGGGCTACATTGGCCTGTGTGTCAGTCTATTTGGACAGCAACTCTTTTGCTAGCAGTGTTCCCTAGATTTATTAAAATCCCTGAAGGTAACATTGTATACCATTTCTGGTATAGAGAGTCGTGAGCTCAAAGCATACAAGAGGAATGATTTTTCTCTGTAAACTGAAGTTTTCACCAAATGGttaatggtttttcttttaaataacaagCTTAAGTAATTTAACATAGGGATTTCAAATTGAACAAGGTGCaaccttttctaattttcttagccTTTCACCATGCTCAGACTTGGAttatttgtgttcattttattagaattttttatAATCGTACCTTTTGTTTATACAGATTGTAAATAAAATCTATTATGtccaatatttaataaatttaaaataaataaataaataaaaagtaaacaccTGGTGAGAACTATTTGAAAAGGTGAAAGATTTATacgatctgaagagaaaccagagtattgAGAACTATTTGAAATGGACAAAATTTAAGTAATAGTTTCTATTAATGAGGGgctatttttaataatagttattTTATATCCAGACCATGAAACTTAGGTAAGACTAGGAATGAGCTGAAAATAGGCATCCAGTAGTTGAATTTAGTCagatttttagttgtttgaattAATTCAATCTATTTTCCTCATATCAGTTTGTATAAGGATATAGGCAAATATTCTGTATTGCTGATATTATTTTCCTATGTCATTTTTTGCTCCACTTAGAATACCTGAACATGTTCCACATATCCTATTGATACCTTTCCAACTCAGAATCATGTAGGAAGTATTTTATGAGGTGTACCTGAAATAAAGTCTTTGTCattatctacttttatttttattgaacctGATTTTAGGGTTTTCCATTTACTATCTGTAGTAGAATATTCTACTAGAATATTCCTGCTGGAATGAAGTGGGTGTAATCATCTCTACCATTTCCAATATGTCCAAAGAGAatacttcatttgttttctaaGTTTCTTAAAGACAGTTAACAAACAAcataacatttaaatttattttagctgTTGTTAAATTCACAAAACAATGTGAAATACTTTCAAGGTTTAGAAATGTGAAGAAACCTAAGAAACAGtatcttaaacattttattaagtgAAAGATACCATTACTTTTATCAGAAAATCCtcattgcatttttattattacttctgTCTAGTATGTATCAcaagaaaatagatttttctcttgAAAGTTGAATGTTTTCTTGAAAAGACAATGTGCTCATAGTagttactcaataaatacttgttaaattaATGAAGTACAAATAAGAATAGTTTGTAAGGACAAACAATAGTTATAGATGACTGCCAGAAACCTTCAAAAGTATTGTGTTGCATATATATTGCATCTTCCAAGTAGTCATTTTGAAACCTAGCAAAAAGTAATATGGGGTagcaaataaaaaattctaaagcAATACATTTTTACTTAGAAACAGTTACATAAACATTTATTGTTATAGATTTTCTTGAATAATTACTCTGATATTAGCAACATTTATATTCTTGTGTATAAAATCAAAACTTCTACTTTCTTAGATTGCAAAGGACGATAAATGTGAATATGTATAAAAATTACCTCTATTGCCAGGTAATTACAATAATTTGTACAGTAGTGAAAACACTTGACTAGGAGCCAACAATCCATCGTATTAATTTGAGTCTCCCCTGTATTCTGTCACCAGACAAgttacttctctgtgcctcagtttcctgacttGTAAACTAAAGATCTTTATAAAGTATaggagaacatttttttttttaaatgaagaataggaactggaggtgtggctgaagcagtagagcgcctgcttacaAGTGTAAACCCTAAGTTCAattccccagtcccaccaaaaaaataaaataaaataaaatgtagaatagTATATAGATTTAAGACATTAATTTAGTATTAAAACATATGGAAAGCCCAGATAAATACTTTTTTGTAACAGTTTCTGCATTCTACATAATTAGGACAAAGTTAGGCAAAATAGTAAATACATGCTACATCCAAGAATCAACATTCAACCAGTCTCCTCTGCCTTTTATATTCTTTATAGTATTTggtaatctttgttttttttttttttttttttaaataatgaatctGGTATCTTTCGGGATCCTCTGGGACTTCTAAATCCTTGATGACTGACTGATAAAATTTTCTGTAATATAATTTCTAAGTCTGTTTTGTTATGttctgattcttttaaaaattcacagaGTGTTTTCTGTTAACATTTGCTATCTGGAATATTTGATTAAGATTTCATTCTAGACATAGAatttttctgtaacatttttcATTCCTAAATTGAGCCACTTCAGTTCTTACAACTAAATTCTTTTACCGTCCTTTATACTACTGACATGTCATCTTATTTCTTCTTGACATTATATTTTACTTCCAGGTATAGAACTGGTAAATGAAAGATATGTAAATCTTCATGACATTGAAGAAACTTCTTACTGTGTGAAATGTTTAGTTTTCTAGACCTAGTGTGGTATTTGTAGGTCAATGGATTTGGTCACTAATTTTTGCATAAATAGTTTTatcttctcaaaaataaaataagtaatcaaAATGTTACAACAGTATCGCTAATCACATGCTGAAATAGCTACTAACTTatttgattttacattttataatatcATTGCAtggctttaatattttttaaaaaccctataagatgtatcttatttttttcctcttttttttatggACAAACTTCAGAGTAATTCTGGAAGGGTAAAACACATGAATTTACTAAACACATAAATCCACACCATGTATATATACTTTAGGGGAGTAGATTTTTAAACAAggacatattttacattttctgccTATATTTAGGTCTATTACAATGGCTACCATGGAGACACCTCTGAAACATTTTTGGTGGGCAATGTGGATGAATGTGGTAAAAAGTTAGTGGAGGTTGCCAGGAGGTGTAGAGATGAAGCAATTGCAGTTTGCAGAGCTGGGGCCCCCTTCTCTGTAATTGGAAACACAATCAGGTAAGCCTTACACTGACAAATAAAGGGAGGGTTGGCAAATGGTACAAAGGTTATTGGTGGCTTGGTATAAAATTGATGACATGTTTTATGATTCAAAACCATTATTTCAGTCTGATATCAGTATGTGAACTGCCAGGTTGCAATATTGTTCCAgcttgagggaaaaaaaagattttaaaaaagtgaattatACACAGCCAACAAAGAAATGTGTTGGAGCAGCAAGCATTATTTATATGGCTACATGCATTTTAGTTTGACATAGTAATCTGTAGTATTCCTTTATTCAAATTACACCAAGTAAGGAAGAAAGTGCCTAAGAAGAGGCTGGACATTCCAACCCTTGGATagtgagaaaggagaaaagtaactTTCATAAAGGAATAAGGTGAAACATATTCCTATGATACAAAGATAAAAAGTGTTAGCTCAATCAAGCTTTATCTTTCAAATCATAGATTAGCAAATAGCCTAAAAGAGTGGTCTGCCTTTTTTGTCTGGTTCATTTTTCCTGTAAACATTGTTTATTTTCCACACAGTTATTCTGtgcttattttttaagtgtatgtacATTTTCTGAATTCAAGACTTTTCTTTGTAATCTGTCACCTACTTTCAGGCCTTTTTTCCCTCCTAAATGTTTTGAAGTAGACATGCAGaagatgtgttttcatttaaaagtaaCACATTTGTTAAAGACGATCACATCGGTACCCTTTAAAGTACTGTTCTCATTAATATGAACCATTGAATACTTCCCATTTGTCCAAAGGATAGAAAGCTTAGTCACCTTGAAAAGATGCTGCCTATTTTTCTGCGTATGCCTTCaaatactttaagaaaaaagGCAGTAAAATATCAGTTAAATGTATTTAtggctttaaaaatattgtaacagTGTCTGAATCAAACTTTAGTAAAATCTCTTTGGGTTATATCTGAGAAGCTTTTATTGAAGACTTTGAACAAAATTGTGTTTTTGACAGTTTTAAATTATAGGCTaactagcctgggaaaaaaggaTAGTGTCTCTCTGTTCTTTCATAGGAAATGTTGAATCAGACCCCTACTGGGAAAAGAAATTTAATGCATATCTCACTATCTTACTGTCCATGAATATAATAGAAATGAattcaaaatgcagttttatttttgcaaatggGATGAGTCGATAGATGCACCTCATATTTTTGAACACCTAGGGTTCAACAAATTTACTGGTGGTGCTCttgcattttaacaaaatttattcTTCAGTAGAAGGGGGCAGAGAACACTAGATTCTTATTCAAGCATTCTATCGAGCTCTGCATTCATGGCTGTGTCTAAAGGGCATGTCAGCCTTTGATTCTCTCTGAGAGGTAATTATCCTTTTCCTGTCACGGaacaacaaatgatagctaactACAGAGGCACATTTGCAGTAGTCACATTCAtcaactgcagaaaaaaaaattcaatttaattgTGCAACACAGCTGCACATGGGCTTTTGAGCATTTCTGTTGTTCTCCCTGTCTCGCTATTCCTCCCTCCAGatctattttttaaactttttttctggttattttttcccctttttgtctcttcttccatttttacTCTCTGTACTTTCTTGTTAAAGTAATTTTCCTTTGTggctctcattcttttttcccccattgaAGGCTATGAATGTAGAAAATTATCACAATTACTCATATAATTGAGCCTCTTTGTAGCAAGTGCAACTCCAGTAGCCTTTCTCCATCATGAAAATGGTTTCATTATAGGGTTTTTCATATTCTCTGACACCATCTACACAGAGGAACAGGCGTGCAGATGAGATGTACTAGGAACAGGCTAGATCAGTAAGGTCACAGTAGGAATAATTAGCTCTGCTATGGAAAGAGCATCTAGGCCTTTTACTGCTACATAAATGTACTGTCCGTGGCTTTTAGTCACAAAAAAAACTTACTAACAAATGGAGCTCCCGCCTACTACTTTGAAAAAAAGATTTGTATCAACACTACAATTTTCCATCATTAAGACTAATAACACAGAGCCTAGTATACATCaaggggaataaaaagaaaaatctcacatTCAAGTGGTGGCTGGGTGCTGACCTTTGTTCCCTTTTTTTGTGTACGACTTAACTCTTTACAAAAAAGAGCCACACGCCACACCAACATGCAGGTGAACTCCAGCTAGTACCAGCACAGCATAGCATTCATTCGGAAAATCTGATAAATCTCCATGCAGGATAATGCATTTCATTACATATTCACTACATTAATTCTAgctacataaaaaaagaaaaaccagaggaAGAAGAGTAGAATTGAAAGTGACATTGGTTTTAGCTATGTGGATGTAAAGGTCAGTTTTTGTAGAGTATGAATTTGCATGAACAAACTCCTTTGAAAACCAGATCAGTCCCAACAACTACACATACACAACTATGTGGCTAATAGCAACTTTTATCCTAATGCATTTCCTTATTTAGATGTTTATGTCGGCCACTGATAAGGAAACTGGCCCCAATTCTAACAAATGTTTGTTCTGATATGTTAAAACAGTGTTTCTGAACatctattattttatcttttctgactCAGGCAGAATCTTaagggaataaataaataagtgatatCCATCTTTGAGCCAACAATATTTGAAATCTTTACAAATCAAATGTTTGCAAACATCTTTTGACACATTCTTGTTTATTTTACGATATTCACCATCTTTGCATAGCATTCTTCTACTGACACTCTGAAAGGATCAGGCATCTTGTATTAATATTATGTTACCCAAAACCTCAAGTTCTCTTTGGGAAAATTTGAAATCCTCCTTTGAAAGCTAAAGAATAAGAGGATGTCTTTGAAGAGTTTTCTCTGTGCCCTTTCCTTTCTGAGCAATACCTAGTGACCTTTAGGCCATAGCATATATATAGACTCACTGTGCTtccattgctttaaaatattctaagtCTGTATTTTTGTAATTATCTCTAGATTATATTATCTGTAGGTGTGAGAATGTTATGGATATGTAGATTCATGCTTCACAAATATATGATAGTTCaatcaaaaacaatttaaatttatagttgcaaatgtcatgatgaaagTATCAATAAAtggtttttaatgtttaattcatAAGTATATGTTTTGGTATTAATTTAGAACAATATgaagcagattttttaaaaaataatctttttctaTTAGATTATGCACATTTAAACAATAAGTGGCTCAGGCAAAATAAGTCATTTTAATGTCatct
Coding sequences within:
- the Metap1d gene encoding methionine aminopeptidase 1D, mitochondrial isoform X1 encodes the protein MAASSGAHLLVLRGCHRIFFSPLNHVFLLNQSSSQQRRNFFFWRQRDISHSIVLPAAVSSAHPVPEHIKKPDYVTTGIVPNWGDSIEVKNEDQIQGLRQACQLARHVLLLAGKSLKVASYQAIPRVDMTTEEIDALVHQEIIRHNAYPSPLGYGGFPKSVCTSVNNVLCHGIPDSRPLQDGDIINIDVTVYYNGYHGDTSETFLVGNVDECGKKLVEVARRCRDEAIAVCRAGAPFSVIGNTISCITHQNGLQVCPHFVGHGIGSYFHGHPEIWHHANDNDLPMEEGMAFTIEPIITEGSPEFKVLEDAWTVVSLDNQRSAQFEHTVLITSGGAKILTKLPYEA
- the Metap1d gene encoding methionine aminopeptidase 1D, mitochondrial isoform X2, encoding MAASSGAHLLVLRGCHRIFFSPLNHVFLLNQSSSQQRRNFFFWRQRDISHSIVLPAAVSSAHPVPEHIKKPDYVTTGIVPNWGDSIEVKNEDQIQGLRQACQLARHVLLLAGKSLKVDMTTEEIDALVHQEIIRHNAYPSPLGYGGFPKSVCTSVNNVLCHGIPDSRPLQDGDIINIDVTVYYNGYHGDTSETFLVGNVDECGKKLVEVARRCRDEAIAVCRAGAPFSVIGNTISCITHQNGLQVCPHFVGHGIGSYFHGHPEIWHHANDNDLPMEEGMAFTIEPIITEGSPEFKVLEDAWTVVSLDNQRSAQFEHTVLITSGGAKILTKLPYEA